The Ficedula albicollis isolate OC2 unplaced genomic scaffold, FicAlb1.5 N01143, whole genome shotgun sequence genome contains the following window.
gtttctttgggcAGCTTCAGAGCCTCAAAAACAGGGATCAGAGCTAAGAAAGAGTCAGGAGCACAGATGTGACAAGGAGTAGCTGAGGGAGGTCCCCTGCCCATCAGTCCTTGTGACTGGGGCATCAGAGAGGGATGGTTACTCCTTTTTAGTGGGGTATCAGAGATGGGAAGGCGACACCTCCTGTTCTGAGTGGTTTGACTCAATGCTTGGGAAGGTCTTTCCCAACAGAAATGATTCCATGAGTCTGTGATTCTTGCACCTGCTGAGCCTCCATTTAAATTCCCTGACAGGTCGTGTTTTCTGGAGTGCATAAAGCCAGTGCTGTTGTCTTTTCGGGCTGCGGTTTGTGGGAGGGATGAAGCTTCACATTTTTAAGCGAGGAGCTTGCCTGGGACTTCATCTTGAagattttttcctcccctcctcaggCAAGCGAACGTGAAAGGCGCCATGCAGAGATGCAAGAGACACTGGAACaatgggaaaaagagaaggcagagagagagcaggagcacCAGAAGGTGCTGTCTGAGATGAGGCAGAAATTTGCCACTTTGGAGGCCCAACTAGAAGCAGAACAAACAAGATTTGAAAACGCCAAGCGAGAGGTAATTATACTGAAACGAGAACTGGTGTGATTTTTTgcaaggctggagctgtgggagatGGCAGGATATGAGGCTGTGTGGAGCATGTCCTCCGTGTCTTCTACATTGAATTTGGGGTGGGGAAAAGTGACCGGGGCTATCTTTGGGACCAGGAATGAGCCCTCTGATAGGAAGCCAGGCAGAAACATCAGCTTTCAGCTGAGATTTGTGTGCTGCTGTAGTGCTCTGTTTCTCTAAGATGTACCTCAGAGCATCTTCACTGTTGTCTTCCCACTCCCCTTTTGCTTTGTACTGGTGGGTTTTCATCGCCAAAGTGAGTTTAAAGACTTTTCTTTTGTGGGCATGGGGAGGGCGCAGCAGCTATGCTgacacaaaagagaaaaatctttttaaaccTCATCTGGAGCATTTCTGAGCAGTAACCCAGAGATGTCTTGTGGGCTGTGTTCCAAGTCACGTCCCAGGAAGCTGTGGCTCCCCCGGGGCAGAGTggcccaggggagcagcagccgAGAGCTCTGAGAGCGCGTGAGCCCATCAGtctctgcctcctgccacaCAGGGCAAATACTGCGGGGCAGATGTGAAGCTCTCTGCTCTTTCCTtctgtgcaggtgctgctggaagagcagaaTGAGAGGAGTGCTTTATCAGAGGCACTGCTCCAGACTCGGGGAGAGCTCAGCCAAGCCTGCCAGCAgatccagcagctcaggcaggagTTGGAAGAGCAGCAAGAGAAGGAGCAGGTAAGTGTGAGTAGGCAGGGAACAGAGTGCAGGGCAGTGACAAGGGCAcaagaggcagctcctgggactgAGGAGGCAAGGGCTGCTTCAGGCCCTGGGAGCTCAGAGCCTGGCAtgctccagagctcagccccaggaaGGAGGGCttgcagaggaagcagagctggctAGAGAAGCCAAAAGAAGTAGCTGAAAGTGTGGGATTTTGAGACACTGTGGAAAGTGGAAAAAGCTGAGCGTGAGGGCAGGTCCCAGGAAgttgctctgcatttttttgcCAGACCATCAAGGCAGAGCTgcaagctgagctgcaggaagctCAGACTGAAATCCAGGCAGCGCAGAGGAGGCACAAGGTAGAGCTACAAGGCGTCAGGGAGGAAATGAAACTCCCTCTTGAGCAGAGGGAGGCTCTACAAAAGCAGGTGAGCAAAACAGCACTGGCACCACAGTCATCCAGAGAGGGATCCGTGGCCTTCTTGCTTTtccatggcagagcagcagctgatggggtgatccctggggctgcctggtcctgtgctctgcagggcagctgctctgaaggacactcagtgctctgccccccccccccc
Protein-coding sequences here:
- the LOC101815184 gene encoding putative uncharacterized protein DDB_G0271606; amino-acid sequence: MDTRRGARGLSHRGRSSRSPEALLDDSDSMANSIICTGSPGNMPSTLASTDEQHPLELVQKATENCERLQQHFEQMAEKYQRLRSRQQHIDCLLEEIRSYCENMEKSKEMLQQFIGIPEPGALSLCQKNTKQQKEASAQAEKGEQKDRMEASERERRHAEMQETLEQWEKEKAEREQEHQKVLSEMRQKFATLEAQLEAEQTRFENAKREVLLEEQNERSALSEALLQTRGELSQACQQIQQLRQELEEQQEKEQTIKAELQAELQEAQTEIQAAQRRHKVELQGVREEMKLPLEQREALQKQVSKTALAPQSSREGSVAFLLFH